Within Agarivorans litoreus, the genomic segment CACTAAACAATAATGCTAAGCCACTGGAGAACAAACCTATGAACAGGTAAACAAAAAAACTGCGGCTGCGAAAAGCAAAGTTGTTCGCCATTTTTTGTTTAACGTCCTTGTTTGGTTCTTATATCAAGACTTTATCACGAAGATTCAAACTGTAAATATGCGATTGCTTAAGCATTCAGCAGAAAAAATGCATAAAACTGGAGATTCTTTTTAGATAAATATTGAGTAACACCGTTGACTTTGTGACAATACGCGCCTCTCGATACCCAATAGCCCTAATATTTGCAGGAGAAATTCATGTCTTCTCGTCGTCAATACGCCAACGCTATTCGTGCTTTAAGCATGGACGCAGTTCAGCAAGCTAACTCTGGTCACCCAGGTGCACCAATGGGAATGGCAGACATTGCTGAAGTTCTATGGCGCGACTTTTTGAAACACAACCCAACTGACCCAAACTGGGCAGACCGTGACCGCTTTATTCTATCTAACGGCCATGGCTCAATGTTGCTGTATTCTCTACTGCACCTATCTGGGTATCAGCTACCTATTGAAGAGCTTAAAAACTTCCGTCAGCTGCATTCTAAAACGCCTGGTCACCCAGAGTACGGTTATGCACCTGGCGTAGAAACCACCACTGGCCCATTAGGCCAAGGTATTACCAACGCAGTTGGTATGGCGTTAGCCGAGAAAATCTTAGCGGCTCAATTTAACCGCGATGGCTTCCCAGTTGTTGATCACTACACTTACACCTTCCTTGGTGACGGTTGTTTGATGGAAGGTATCTCGCACGAAGCATGTTCTTTGGCGGGTACTCAAGGCCTAGGCAAACTTATCGCATTTTGGGATGACAACGGCATCTCGATTGATGGTGAAGTTGAAGGTTGGTTTACCGATGACACAGTTAAGCGTTTTGAATCCTACGGTTGGCATGTAATTGGTGGCGTAGATGGTCACGACAGTGAAGCGATTAGCGCTGCAATTAAAGCGGCTCAAGCTGAAACGACTCGCCCAACCATGATTTGTTGTAAAACCGTGATTGGTTTTGGTTCGCCAAACAAATCTGGTAGCCACGATTGTCACGGTGCTCCACTAGGCGCTGAAGAAATCGCTGCTGCCCGCGAATTCTTAAACTGGCCACACGCTGCGTTTGATATTCCACAAGATGTTTACCAAGCGTGGGATGCCAAAGCTAATGGTGAGAAAGCGCAATCTGAGTGGAATCAGTTATTTGCCGGTTATGAAGCTGCTCACCCAGCATTGGCTGCTGAATTTAAGCGTCGTGTTGATGGTCAACTACCTGCCGACTGGAAAGAGTTTGCCGATAACTACATTAGCGAGTTGCAAGAAAGCCAAGCTAAAATTGCTACCCGCCAATCTTCACAAAAAACACTAGAAGCCTTTGGTCCTAAATTGCCAGAGCTACTAGGTGGTAGTGCTGACTTAGCACCATCTAACCTTACTATGTGGTCTGGCTCTGAAGCTGTTACTGCTGAAGATGCTTCAGGCAACTACATGCACTACGGTGTGCGTGAGTTTGGTATGTCGGCCATTATGAACGGCATTACCTTGCATGGCGGCCTAAAAGCTTACGGTGCAACCTTCTTAATGTTTATGGAATACGCGCGTAACGCTTTGCGTATGGCTGCATTAATGAAGCAACCCGCTATTTTTGTATACACGCACGATTCAATTGGTTTGGGTGAAGATGGCCCAACTCACCAAGCGGTAGAGCAAACTGCAAGCTTACGTTTAACGCCAAACATGAGCACCTGGCGTCCATGTGACTCTGTTGAGTCTGCAGTGGCTTGGCGTCATGCGGTAGAACGCAGCGACGGCCCAACGTCATTAATTTTCTCTCGCCAAGGTCTGGCGCCGCAAGCGCGTGATGCTCAGCAGTTAGCTGACGTAGCACGTGGTGGTTACGTACTTAAAGACAGTGCGGGTACACCAGAGTTAATCTTAATTGCGACCGGTTCTGAAGTTGAACTAGCGGTTGCGGCATACGAAGAGTTGACTGCTGCTGGTAAAGCAGTACGAGTAGTGTCTATGCCAGCTACCGATGTATTTGATGCGCAATCTGCTGAATACCGTGAATCGGTATTACCTAATGCTGTTCGCAAACGTATTGCAGTAGAAGCCGGTATCGCTGACTTCTGGTACAAGTATGTTGGCTTCGACGGTAAAGTACTAGGTATGACTACCTTTGGTGAATCTGCCCCTGCTGGTGAACTATTCAAGCTATTTGGCTTCACTAAAGAAAACTTAGTGAGCATGGCTAACGAACTACTATAAGCACGAGCTTGGTGTAAGTTCAGAAAAAATAGAACCCTCTGCTAAGAGGGTTCTTTGTTTCAGCGTTATCAAAAGGCGATACGTATGCCTAAGCAAGCTATTAGAGTAGCCATTAATGGGTTCGGTCGAATAGGCCGTAGTGTTGTTCGAGCTCTTTTTGAATCTCATCGTCAGCATCAAATTAAAATTGTTGCGATTAATGAGCTAGCGAGCTCAGAAGCGATAGCCCATTTACTTAAGTATGACTCTACCCATGGTACTTTTGCCGAGGATGTACTATTGCAAGGTGAAAGCTTATCGGTGGAAGGTCAAGTGATACAGTTGCTGCATCAAAGCGATCCGAGGGCGCTACCTTGGCAAGATTTGGGGATAGACATTGTAATGGAGTGCACTGGCCGTTTTAGCTCGGTTGCCGATGCGCAAATGCATATTGACGCAGGGGCTAAAAAAGTTTTGTTTTCTCATCCTGCCGATCCTTGCGTAGATCAAACAGTAGTCTATGGTGTAAATGAGCAGCTATTAAGTTCAGCCGATAAAGTGGTGTCAAATGGCTCTTGTACGACCAATTGCATTGTGCCAGTGATACAGGTCTTAGATGAAGCCTTTGGGGTTGAATGTGGTACTATTACTACAATTCATTCAGCAATGAATGACCAACAAGTGATTGATGCCTATCACACAGACTTGCGCAGAACACGCGCTGCAGGGCAATCAATAATACCGGTTGATACTAAGCTGGCTAAAGGTGTAGAGCGGATTTTGCCTAAATTTGCAGGCAAATTTGAAGCAATAGCAGTAAGGGTGCCAACCCAGAACGTTACGGCGATGGACTTAAGTGTAACATTGTGTAAAAAAGTTACAGTTTCTGATATAAATCAAGCCATCCAAGCAGCAACTTGCGGTAAATTAAGCGGCATCTTGAGCTATACCGAAGAACCGTTGGTGTCTATCGATTTTAATCACGATAGTCATTCAAGCATTATTGATGGTTCTCAAACACGAGTCAGTGGCGAACATTTAGTGAAAGTGTTGGCCTGGTGTGACAACGAATGGGGCTTCGCCAATCGCATGTTAGACACCGCGGAATTAATGAGTAACACGGAATTGTAGGTTTAGCCAAGCTGGCTAAACTGTAAGTTTAATTTTTAAAAAACTATAGAGGACAGATAATGTCAATTATCAAAATGACCGACTTAGATCTTGCAGGCAAACGTATTTTTATTCGTGCTGATCTAAACGTTCCAGTTAAAGACGGTAAAGTAACTTCAGATGCACGTATTCTAGCATCATTACCAACAATTAAATTGTGTCTAGAAGCTGGCGCAAAAGTAATGGTTACTTCTCACCTTGGCCGTCCAACTGAAGGCGAGTACAACGAAGAGTTCTCACTTGCTCCTGTAGTTAACTACTTAAACGATGCCTTAGACTGTGAGGTTAAATTAGCTAAAGATTACCTAAACGGTCTAGAGCTGAACGCGGGTGAACTAGTGGTTCTTGAAAATGTTCGCTTCAACAAAGGCGAAAAGAAAAACGAAGAAGAGCTATCTAAAAAATACGCAGCACTGTGTGACATCTTCGTTATGGACGCTTTTGGTACAGCTCACCGCGCTCAAGCGTCTACCCACGGTGTAGGTACTAATGCTCCTGTAGCATGTGCTGGCCCGCTGTTAGCCGCTGAGTTAGAAGCATTAGGTAAAGCTATGGACAACCCAGAGCGTCCACTAGTAGCCATTGTGGGCGGTTCTAAAGTTTCTACTAAACTAACCGTACTTGAGTCTCTATCTAAAATTGCTGACCAACTAGTAGTAGGTGGTGGTATTGCCAACACCTTTATTGCTGCAGATGGTCACAATGTAGGTAAGTCTTTGTATGAAGCTGATCTAGTAGACACTGCTAAAAAGCTAATGAAAGAGTGTGCTATTCCAGTTGCTACTGATGTTGCTTGTGCTAAAGCATTTGATGAAAACGCTGAAGCGGAAATCAAGTCGGTATCTGAAGTACAAGACGACGACATGATCTTCGATTTAGGCCCAGACTCTACAGCAGCTTTAGCTGAAATTATTGGTAATGCTAAAACAATCCTTTGGAATGGCCCTGTTGGCGTATTCGAATTTAAAAACTTCGAAGCAGGTACTGCGGGTATTTCTAAGGCAATCGCTGAATCTGCAGGCTTCTCTGTAGCCGGTGGTGGTGATACACTAGCGGCCATCGATAAGTTTGGCATTAAAGACCAAGTTTCTTACATCTCTACTGGCGGCGGTGCTTTCTTAGAGTTTGTAGAAGGTAAAGTATTGCCTGCGGTAGCTATGCTAGAAGAGCGTGCGAAAGGCTAATCACTTATTCGGGAGCTTTGCTCCCGTTTTCTGTATTAGAATACTCTTTGCAGAAAGTAAGAATTTTTAATCAATAAGACTAAATGGAACCATTGCTATGTCTAAGATCTTTGACGCAGTTAAGCCAGGTGTAATCTCTGGTGATGACGTACAGAAAGTTTTCGAAATTGCTAAAGAAAACAAATTCGCTTTGCCAGCTGTTAACGTTGTTAACACTGACTCAATCAACGCTGTTCTAGAAGCTGCTGCTAAAGTTAAGTCTCCAGTTGTAGTTCAGTTCTCTAATGGCGGTGCAGCTTTCTTTGCTGGTAAAGGCGTTAAGCTTGAAGGTCAAGGTGCTCAAATCCTTGGTGCTGTTGCTGGTGCAAAATACGTACACGCTGTTGCTGAAACTTACGGTGTTCCAGTTATTCTGCACACTGACCACGCAGCTAAAAAATTGCTTCCTTGGATCGACGGTCTATTAGACGCAGGTGAAGAGTTCTTCGCTCAAACTGGTAAGCCTCTTTTCTCTTCTCACATGCTAGATCTTTCAGAAGAAACGCTAGAAGAGAACATCGAAACTTGTGCTAAGTACTTAGAGCGCATGGCTAAAATGAACATGACAATCGAGATTGAACTTGGTTGTACTGGTGGTGAAGAAGACGGCGTAGACAACTCTGATATGGACGCGTCTGAGCTTTATACTTCTCCAGAAGACGTAGCTTACGCTTACGAGAAACTAATGGCAGTTAGCCCACGTTTCACTATCGCTGCTTCTTTTGGTAACGTACACGGCGTATACCAAGCGGGTAACGTTGTATTAACTCCTACCATTCTTCGCGATTCACAAGCGTACTGTGCTGAGAAATTTGGTATTGCACCAAACGCACTTAACTTTGTATTCCATGGTGGTTCAGGTTCTTCAGAAGCTGAAATTCAAGAGTCAATTGGTTACGGTGTTATTAAAATGAACATCGATACCGATACTCAGTGGGCTACTTGGAATGGTATCCGTGAATATGAAGCGGCTAACCGTGAATACTTACAAGGTCAGATCGGTAACCCTAAAGGTGCTGATCAGCCTAACAAGAAATACTACGATCCACGTGTTTGGTTACGTGCTGG encodes:
- the epd gene encoding erythrose-4-phosphate dehydrogenase; the protein is MPKQAIRVAINGFGRIGRSVVRALFESHRQHQIKIVAINELASSEAIAHLLKYDSTHGTFAEDVLLQGESLSVEGQVIQLLHQSDPRALPWQDLGIDIVMECTGRFSSVADAQMHIDAGAKKVLFSHPADPCVDQTVVYGVNEQLLSSADKVVSNGSCTTNCIVPVIQVLDEAFGVECGTITTIHSAMNDQQVIDAYHTDLRRTRAAGQSIIPVDTKLAKGVERILPKFAGKFEAIAVRVPTQNVTAMDLSVTLCKKVTVSDINQAIQAATCGKLSGILSYTEEPLVSIDFNHDSHSSIIDGSQTRVSGEHLVKVLAWCDNEWGFANRMLDTAELMSNTEL
- a CDS encoding phosphoglycerate kinase gives rise to the protein MSIIKMTDLDLAGKRIFIRADLNVPVKDGKVTSDARILASLPTIKLCLEAGAKVMVTSHLGRPTEGEYNEEFSLAPVVNYLNDALDCEVKLAKDYLNGLELNAGELVVLENVRFNKGEKKNEEELSKKYAALCDIFVMDAFGTAHRAQASTHGVGTNAPVACAGPLLAAELEALGKAMDNPERPLVAIVGGSKVSTKLTVLESLSKIADQLVVGGGIANTFIAADGHNVGKSLYEADLVDTAKKLMKECAIPVATDVACAKAFDENAEAEIKSVSEVQDDDMIFDLGPDSTAALAEIIGNAKTILWNGPVGVFEFKNFEAGTAGISKAIAESAGFSVAGGGDTLAAIDKFGIKDQVSYISTGGGAFLEFVEGKVLPAVAMLEERAKG
- the tkt gene encoding transketolase, which translates into the protein MSSRRQYANAIRALSMDAVQQANSGHPGAPMGMADIAEVLWRDFLKHNPTDPNWADRDRFILSNGHGSMLLYSLLHLSGYQLPIEELKNFRQLHSKTPGHPEYGYAPGVETTTGPLGQGITNAVGMALAEKILAAQFNRDGFPVVDHYTYTFLGDGCLMEGISHEACSLAGTQGLGKLIAFWDDNGISIDGEVEGWFTDDTVKRFESYGWHVIGGVDGHDSEAISAAIKAAQAETTRPTMICCKTVIGFGSPNKSGSHDCHGAPLGAEEIAAAREFLNWPHAAFDIPQDVYQAWDAKANGEKAQSEWNQLFAGYEAAHPALAAEFKRRVDGQLPADWKEFADNYISELQESQAKIATRQSSQKTLEAFGPKLPELLGGSADLAPSNLTMWSGSEAVTAEDASGNYMHYGVREFGMSAIMNGITLHGGLKAYGATFLMFMEYARNALRMAALMKQPAIFVYTHDSIGLGEDGPTHQAVEQTASLRLTPNMSTWRPCDSVESAVAWRHAVERSDGPTSLIFSRQGLAPQARDAQQLADVARGGYVLKDSAGTPELILIATGSEVELAVAAYEELTAAGKAVRVVSMPATDVFDAQSAEYRESVLPNAVRKRIAVEAGIADFWYKYVGFDGKVLGMTTFGESAPAGELFKLFGFTKENLVSMANELL
- the fbaA gene encoding class II fructose-bisphosphate aldolase, whose translation is MSKIFDAVKPGVISGDDVQKVFEIAKENKFALPAVNVVNTDSINAVLEAAAKVKSPVVVQFSNGGAAFFAGKGVKLEGQGAQILGAVAGAKYVHAVAETYGVPVILHTDHAAKKLLPWIDGLLDAGEEFFAQTGKPLFSSHMLDLSEETLEENIETCAKYLERMAKMNMTIEIELGCTGGEEDGVDNSDMDASELYTSPEDVAYAYEKLMAVSPRFTIAASFGNVHGVYQAGNVVLTPTILRDSQAYCAEKFGIAPNALNFVFHGGSGSSEAEIQESIGYGVIKMNIDTDTQWATWNGIREYEAANREYLQGQIGNPKGADQPNKKYYDPRVWLRAGQSSMVTRLEKAFADLNAVDVL